Proteins encoded by one window of Myxococcales bacterium:
- a CDS encoding glycosyltransferase family 39 protein yields the protein MRADRPEKGDLAFTLAVGLVALLPRLFVAVAWAREPVWDGHYYHFGATRIAAGLGYSEDVLMAGHTVWKPWCHYPVGLSGLLGLVYKLFGSGILVAPVVNALLGTLTVVLVHRLARYHLGENRARIAATLVALHPGLIAYSAVVMTEPLAALLIVGAALAAARFGPRWLGAVLAGVILGLAALVRPSTLLAAPLVAVMGPRPWWKALARGALASAIALCVVAPWTVRNCRVMDGCALVSTNGGWNLAIGAISDTGRFDTLRASDGCPIVTGQVQQDRCWAAVGRAKIQENPRRWLALIPKKLGHTFDHESFAIEYLREADPGSWPESRRVAGRALLTFFHRLLLVAAALSVVSWVGRERRERALTVSQWSLLAGVVAATVYAFADLRHPFFWLPTLLPLAACLPLAGRPLQGPVGRYLLALLGATTLTHAVFFGDDRYHLVVTPILCILAAAALRSTDESANQAERSGASGVP from the coding sequence ATGCGGGCTGACCGACCCGAGAAGGGTGATCTCGCGTTCACGCTGGCGGTGGGCCTGGTCGCGCTCTTGCCCCGGCTGTTCGTCGCCGTGGCCTGGGCGCGCGAGCCGGTCTGGGACGGCCACTACTATCACTTCGGCGCGACGCGCATCGCCGCAGGTCTCGGGTACTCCGAGGACGTGCTCATGGCGGGGCACACGGTCTGGAAGCCGTGGTGCCACTACCCGGTCGGACTCTCGGGACTGCTGGGTCTCGTCTACAAACTGTTCGGCAGCGGCATCCTGGTCGCCCCGGTCGTCAACGCACTGCTCGGCACCCTCACCGTCGTGCTCGTGCACCGGCTAGCGCGCTACCACCTGGGTGAAAACCGCGCGCGGATCGCCGCCACGCTGGTTGCGCTGCACCCCGGTCTGATCGCTTATTCCGCGGTCGTCATGACCGAGCCGCTGGCTGCGCTGCTGATCGTCGGGGCCGCGCTCGCCGCCGCCCGTTTCGGTCCGCGCTGGCTCGGCGCCGTGCTGGCGGGTGTGATCCTGGGTCTCGCGGCGCTGGTCCGGCCGTCCACGCTGCTGGCAGCACCCTTGGTCGCCGTGATGGGACCGCGCCCGTGGTGGAAGGCGCTAGCCCGCGGCGCGCTCGCCAGCGCGATTGCGCTGTGTGTCGTCGCGCCGTGGACCGTGCGCAACTGTCGCGTGATGGATGGCTGCGCGCTGGTCTCGACCAATGGCGGCTGGAACCTCGCCATCGGCGCCATCAGCGACACCGGCCGCTTCGACACCCTGCGCGCGTCCGACGGCTGCCCCATCGTGACGGGTCAGGTTCAACAAGATCGCTGTTGGGCCGCGGTGGGGCGCGCGAAGATCCAAGAGAACCCACGGCGCTGGCTGGCGTTGATTCCGAAGAAGCTGGGGCACACCTTCGATCACGAGTCGTTTGCCATCGAGTATCTGAGGGAGGCCGATCCCGGTTCGTGGCCCGAGAGTCGCCGCGTCGCGGGGCGGGCGCTCCTGACCTTCTTCCATCGGCTGTTGCTGGTGGCCGCCGCCCTCTCGGTGGTGTCGTGGGTTGGCCGCGAGCGCCGTGAGCGCGCGCTGACGGTATCGCAATGGAGTCTGCTGGCCGGGGTCGTCGCCGCCACCGTCTACGCCTTCGCAGATCTGAGGCATCCGTTCTTCTGGCTACCCACGCTGCTGCCGCTCGCGGCTTGTCTTCCGCTCGCCGGCCGCCCGCTGCAGGGACCCGTCGGGCGTTATCTGCTCGCGCTCCTCGGCGCGACGACGCTCACCCACGCAGTGTTTTTCGGCGACGACCGCTACCACCTGGTTGTGACGCCGATTTTATGCATCCTGGCGGCGGCCGCGCTGAGATCGACGGATGAATCGGCGAACCAGGCGGAACGAAGCGGGGCTTCCGGAGTACCCTAG
- a CDS encoding helix-turn-helix domain-containing protein translates to MAESFPPDSIPPSLPPPRNVRHVIAVGGGRGGVGKSTLAVNLAVYLAQLGRSVMLVDADPSGAELHTLLGVDVPLGSAGAREDAHEDDLTPVPTPVPGLLLLPQLYTPGSTVPIRPGRKPRWARRLRHLDVDYVLLDLGAGTGPATLDLFLSADTGLCVTTPEPPSVEATYRFARALFQRQIRRTLIKDRFKMRLVERAQSELPPLPAPQDLVRTIARYDVAVGELAASELAKLNLRLAVNGVRLRSDSDLGQTMCDMAERYLGVHFDYVGHIEQDDGVWLSVVRSRPLLIDSPTSKSARNIERIARRVLAVATTRGEAKYPAPIPLVAREPSLYDVLWTHRGATDEEVRRAYKRQRDVYQPGSLPLTSLLNESALRAEQGRIEEAHDTLLDANRRRAYDLSVFPDVNEAKLERPAATDTALEAERAMLRQELSREINAETEFTGPLIAKVRESQGVEIEEIADHTKISASHLRAIEAEDFGELPALVYTRGFVQQVAKYLKLDPAQVCRTYLRRVRQWRTSSGGETNA, encoded by the coding sequence ATGGCGGAATCCTTCCCGCCCGACAGCATCCCCCCCAGCTTGCCGCCGCCGCGCAACGTGCGCCACGTGATCGCGGTCGGCGGGGGGCGAGGCGGTGTCGGGAAGAGCACGCTCGCCGTGAACCTCGCGGTCTACCTGGCCCAGCTGGGGCGCTCGGTGATGCTGGTGGATGCCGACCCTTCGGGCGCGGAGCTCCACACCCTGCTCGGCGTCGACGTCCCGCTCGGCTCCGCCGGCGCTCGGGAAGATGCGCACGAAGACGACCTGACTCCCGTGCCCACGCCGGTGCCGGGGCTGTTGCTCTTGCCGCAGCTCTACACTCCGGGCTCGACGGTGCCCATCCGGCCGGGGCGCAAGCCGCGCTGGGCCCGACGCCTGCGGCACCTGGACGTGGACTACGTGCTGCTCGACCTGGGAGCCGGTACGGGACCTGCAACCCTCGATCTCTTCTTGAGCGCGGACACCGGCTTGTGTGTGACGACACCCGAGCCTCCGAGCGTCGAGGCGACCTATCGTTTTGCGCGCGCGCTCTTTCAGCGCCAGATCCGCCGCACCTTGATCAAGGACCGCTTCAAGATGCGGTTGGTCGAGCGCGCTCAGTCGGAGCTACCGCCGCTGCCGGCCCCACAAGATCTAGTGCGGACCATCGCTCGTTATGACGTCGCGGTGGGCGAGCTCGCCGCGAGTGAGCTCGCGAAGCTCAACTTGAGGCTCGCGGTCAACGGTGTGCGCCTGCGCTCGGACTCGGATCTCGGGCAGACCATGTGTGACATGGCCGAGCGGTATCTGGGCGTGCATTTCGACTACGTCGGCCACATCGAGCAAGACGACGGGGTGTGGCTGTCGGTGGTGCGGAGTCGGCCGTTGCTCATCGACAGCCCGACCAGCAAGAGCGCCCGCAACATCGAGCGCATCGCGCGACGAGTTCTGGCCGTTGCGACCACGCGCGGCGAGGCGAAGTATCCGGCGCCCATCCCCCTCGTCGCCCGGGAACCCAGTTTGTACGACGTTTTGTGGACCCACCGGGGCGCGACCGACGAGGAGGTCCGGCGCGCCTACAAGCGCCAGCGGGACGTGTATCAGCCGGGCAGCTTGCCCCTCACCTCGTTGCTCAACGAGTCGGCACTGCGGGCCGAGCAGGGCCGCATCGAGGAAGCGCACGACACCCTGCTCGACGCAAATCGCAGGCGCGCCTACGACCTGTCGGTCTTCCCGGACGTGAACGAAGCCAAGCTCGAGCGACCGGCCGCCACTGACACCGCACTCGAGGCCGAGCGGGCCATGTTGCGTCAGGAGCTCAGTCGCGAGATCAACGCCGAGACCGAGTTCACCGGTCCGCTCATCGCCAAGGTCAGAGAGTCCCAGGGCGTGGAGATCGAAGAGATCGCCGATCACACCAAGATCAGCGCTTCTCATCTCAGGGCCATCGAAGCCGAAGACTTCGGAGAGCTTCCGGCGCTGGTCTACACCCGCGGCTTCGTGCAACAGGTGGCCAAATACTTGAAGCTCGACCCCGCACAAGTGTGCCGCACGTATCTGCGCCGCGTGCGCCAGTGGCGGACCTCGAGTGGTGGAGAGACGAACGCCTGA
- a CDS encoding thioredoxin domain-containing protein — translation MPSLRLVGAALALSLLNFKLSTCRSPGEGGKGPGGADSGGLVELPGVDTGPLTSREKHDWSGAVSELLAPCADQAVSLAQCVKESRPCKPCAPASQFLAKQVRKGKTRAQLDAAFKARFAADQVKEIPIAGSPTKGPDDAAITIIEFADFECPGCGKAHPVITKLLAKYPSHVRLVFKNYPLSIHKHAEKAARAALAAGRQGKFWEMHAKLFEMQPTPPDETALDRLAKELGLDAKKFSDDLASEAIADEVARDRKLGDKLELDSTPLIFINGRHYDLDQFDFSEDLDEWVSLELELKTGKKIEPKVVKDDAPADKPAVENSARPPASGAPAGSGAPAPSASSRAKTDPSPKGK, via the coding sequence ATGCCAAGCCTGCGCCTGGTAGGAGCCGCACTCGCGCTCTCCTTGCTCAATTTCAAGCTGAGCACTTGCCGCTCACCCGGAGAGGGCGGCAAGGGCCCCGGCGGTGCGGACTCCGGTGGGCTCGTGGAGCTGCCCGGTGTGGACACCGGACCGCTGACCTCGCGCGAGAAGCACGATTGGTCCGGCGCCGTGAGCGAGCTCTTGGCGCCGTGTGCGGATCAGGCCGTGAGCCTCGCTCAGTGCGTCAAGGAGTCCCGGCCGTGCAAGCCGTGTGCACCGGCTTCGCAGTTCCTGGCGAAGCAAGTGCGCAAGGGCAAGACCCGCGCGCAGCTCGATGCGGCGTTCAAGGCCCGCTTCGCAGCGGATCAGGTCAAAGAGATCCCCATCGCCGGCTCGCCCACCAAGGGTCCCGACGACGCTGCCATCACGATCATCGAGTTTGCGGATTTCGAGTGCCCGGGGTGTGGCAAGGCCCACCCGGTGATCACGAAGCTGCTCGCGAAGTATCCGTCGCACGTTCGCCTGGTGTTCAAGAACTACCCACTCAGCATCCACAAGCACGCGGAGAAGGCTGCGCGCGCCGCGCTCGCTGCGGGGCGGCAGGGCAAGTTCTGGGAGATGCACGCGAAGCTTTTCGAGATGCAGCCGACCCCGCCGGATGAGACGGCGCTGGACAGGCTCGCGAAAGAGCTCGGGCTCGATGCGAAGAAGTTCTCCGACGATCTCGCGAGCGAGGCCATCGCCGACGAGGTCGCGCGTGATCGCAAGCTCGGGGACAAACTCGAGCTCGACTCGACGCCGTTGATCTTCATCAACGGGCGCCACTACGATCTGGACCAGTTCGATTTTTCGGAAGATCTCGACGAGTGGGTCTCACTCGAGCTGGAGCTGAAGACGGGCAAGAAGATCGAACCGAAGGTGGTCAAAGACGACGCACCGGCGGACAAACCCGCGGTGGAAAACTCGGCGCGCCCGCCCGCGTCTGGCGCCCCGGCTGGCTCCGGCGCGCCCGCCCCCTCCGCGTCGTCGCGGGCCAAGACCGATCCCTCCCCCAAGGGCAAATGA
- a CDS encoding 3'-5' exonuclease produces the protein MKNGADGGGCFPTGRHYPGIAHLLRAVAVGVAEELGPELAIDDLPLVALDTETTGRDASVDRIVEIACVQFRGGLVTERRSWLVNPGRPIPKEAFDVHGISDDDVRDKPSFAEVAAEVVAALQGAVPVAYNAEFDRAFLLAELERAGAPSGQLPPACRRGVDWIDPLVWARELQKFEKGKSLGDVTGRLGIEMANAHRATDDAEAAVRVLAAFLSNPRVPKTYAAFVQEQRRLARIFEEERARWKNARS, from the coding sequence ATGAAGAACGGCGCGGACGGTGGCGGCTGTTTCCCGACCGGGCGACACTACCCCGGCATCGCCCACCTGTTGCGGGCTGTCGCAGTCGGTGTCGCCGAAGAGCTGGGCCCGGAGCTGGCCATCGACGACCTGCCGCTGGTTGCCCTGGACACCGAGACGACCGGGCGCGACGCCTCCGTCGATCGCATCGTCGAGATCGCGTGTGTGCAGTTCCGTGGGGGCCTGGTCACCGAGCGGCGTAGCTGGCTGGTCAACCCCGGCAGGCCGATCCCGAAGGAGGCCTTCGACGTTCACGGCATCAGTGACGATGACGTGCGCGACAAACCCAGCTTCGCTGAGGTAGCCGCCGAGGTCGTTGCCGCTCTGCAAGGTGCGGTGCCGGTCGCGTACAACGCCGAGTTCGATCGCGCGTTCCTCTTGGCAGAGCTCGAGCGCGCGGGTGCGCCATCAGGGCAGCTGCCCCCGGCGTGCCGTCGCGGCGTCGATTGGATCGACCCTCTGGTCTGGGCCCGCGAGCTGCAGAAATTCGAGAAGGGCAAGTCGCTCGGGGACGTGACGGGCCGACTCGGCATCGAGATGGCGAACGCCCACCGCGCGACCGACGACGCCGAGGCCGCTGTGCGAGTGCTCGCGGCGTTCCTGTCCAATCCCCGCGTGCCCAAGACCTACGCCGCCTTCGTGCAGGAACAGCGGCGCCTGGCGCGGATCTTCGAGGAAGAGCGCGCCCGCTGGAAGAACGCCCGGAGCTGA
- a CDS encoding prolyl oligopeptidase family serine peptidase translates to MRVRASFGVLGLFFLTACGGDDSKSDAQSSGGAAGSGGAAGASGAGGAAGVGGAAGSGGSSGSAGSTSSGCGSPAPATGKRSLDVAGTARAYQLHLPPSYDASKPWPLVLNFHGRTPASAGEASTLQALVSGLNTKGDAAGFIVVNPQGLSESNGEQTWNAGLCCAQDQTRDDMGFVDALLASLEAELCIDSKRIYSTGLSNGGFMSHRLACERADRFAAVAPVAAFNGMPSCNPARPIPMISFNGTSDTLVSYALAQNSAAEWVKRNGCNAAATETFKNGDSHCDTYSGCQGGADVVFCTVDGGGHTWPGGFDLSGFGFGKTTKDLNANDALWAFFEKHALN, encoded by the coding sequence GTGAGGGTTCGCGCGTCATTTGGGGTTCTCGGGTTGTTCTTCCTGACTGCTTGCGGCGGTGACGATTCGAAATCGGACGCCCAGTCGAGCGGTGGCGCAGCGGGAAGCGGTGGAGCCGCCGGCGCCTCTGGAGCGGGTGGTGCTGCGGGAGTGGGTGGCGCTGCTGGTTCGGGCGGCTCGAGCGGCTCCGCAGGTTCGACCTCGTCGGGCTGCGGCAGTCCGGCCCCGGCCACTGGCAAACGCTCCCTCGACGTGGCGGGCACCGCGCGCGCGTATCAGCTCCACTTACCGCCCAGCTACGATGCGTCGAAGCCGTGGCCATTGGTGTTGAACTTTCACGGACGGACGCCGGCCAGCGCGGGGGAGGCCTCGACGCTCCAAGCGCTCGTCAGTGGGCTGAACACCAAGGGAGATGCGGCTGGCTTCATCGTCGTGAACCCCCAGGGCCTCTCGGAGTCGAATGGGGAGCAGACCTGGAACGCGGGTCTGTGTTGCGCCCAGGACCAAACTCGCGACGACATGGGTTTCGTGGATGCCCTGCTGGCGTCGCTCGAGGCAGAGCTGTGTATCGACAGCAAGCGCATCTACTCGACGGGCCTCTCGAACGGCGGGTTCATGTCTCACCGCTTGGCGTGTGAGCGAGCGGACCGTTTTGCGGCCGTGGCACCGGTCGCTGCGTTCAACGGCATGCCCAGCTGTAACCCGGCGCGCCCGATCCCGATGATCTCGTTCAACGGCACGTCCGACACCCTGGTCAGCTACGCGCTGGCCCAGAACTCCGCGGCCGAGTGGGTCAAGCGAAACGGCTGCAACGCGGCCGCGACCGAGACGTTCAAGAACGGCGACAGCCACTGCGACACCTACAGCGGCTGCCAGGGTGGCGCGGACGTCGTGTTTTGCACCGTGGACGGCGGTGGTCACACCTGGCCGGGTGGGTTCGATCTGTCCGGCTTCGGGTTTGGCAAGACCACCAAAGATCTGAACGCCAACGACGCCTTGTGGGCGTTCTTCGAGAAGCATGCTTTGAATTGA
- a CDS encoding serine/threonine protein kinase, with protein sequence MPDLPVFDGCQVIEKLRSGSVADLYHAVQQPLGRPVLVKALSSSIMPSSPFAASLEREARVLAELHHPNILHVHDFVRHEDRMWLVLEYVDGWPLDELLRVVSKLSPLPAAAIVLEIARALEHAHRHGVVHRDVQPRNIMVSKRGHVKLLNFSVAVDERLPTAPELLDGASSFGGPLYLSPEQILGEAADPRSDLFSLGLVLYELLAGVRPFEAPDDRTAAQRIRHDAAPPLGRAVSGVPPTLERIAQRCLEKMASDRFANTEELVLALERFLGDAGVTSSHRQIVQALVQAGLTDEGPRSVLDTSAMLSEAPEGPPVSWALKGFLVCLGMVVIVGAGLQWLASRQEGVSAGRRGATELALSPRRPAYLRVVADPWAHVIVDGQRIDTTPFARAIPLAAGTHYVRLEHPNAATERRTITLIPGETVLLDVKMRLDPGRPVPDAAAAPPPGPDAAVETP encoded by the coding sequence ATGCCGGACCTACCGGTCTTCGACGGCTGCCAAGTCATAGAGAAACTCCGCTCGGGGTCGGTGGCAGACCTGTACCACGCGGTCCAGCAACCGCTGGGTCGACCGGTGTTGGTCAAGGCCTTGTCGTCGAGCATCATGCCGTCGAGCCCATTCGCCGCATCGCTCGAGCGTGAAGCCCGGGTGCTCGCCGAGTTGCACCACCCGAACATCCTGCATGTGCACGATTTCGTGCGGCACGAGGACCGCATGTGGCTCGTGCTGGAGTACGTGGACGGTTGGCCGCTGGACGAGCTCCTGCGCGTGGTCAGCAAGCTGTCCCCGCTGCCCGCCGCCGCCATCGTGCTCGAGATTGCCCGAGCGCTGGAGCACGCCCACCGACACGGAGTCGTGCACCGCGACGTGCAGCCGCGCAACATCATGGTGTCGAAGCGCGGGCACGTGAAGCTCTTGAATTTCTCGGTGGCGGTGGACGAGCGTCTGCCCACCGCGCCCGAGCTCCTGGATGGCGCCAGCAGCTTCGGCGGGCCGCTCTATCTCTCACCTGAGCAGATCCTCGGTGAGGCCGCCGACCCACGCAGTGACTTGTTCTCACTCGGCTTGGTCTTGTACGAGCTGCTCGCCGGTGTCCGACCCTTCGAAGCGCCGGATGACCGGACCGCGGCTCAGCGCATTCGACACGACGCCGCTCCACCGCTCGGCCGTGCAGTGAGCGGTGTGCCGCCGACGCTCGAACGCATCGCACAGCGTTGTCTCGAGAAGATGGCGAGTGATCGCTTCGCCAACACCGAAGAGCTCGTGCTCGCGCTCGAACGCTTCCTGGGTGACGCCGGTGTAACCTCGTCACATCGACAGATCGTACAGGCACTCGTGCAAGCCGGGTTGACCGACGAAGGCCCCCGCTCGGTGCTCGACACCTCCGCGATGCTCTCGGAGGCGCCCGAAGGCCCGCCGGTGAGCTGGGCGCTGAAGGGGTTCCTCGTTTGCCTGGGCATGGTCGTCATCGTGGGCGCAGGTCTGCAGTGGCTCGCTTCACGGCAAGAGGGCGTCTCGGCCGGGCGACGCGGGGCGACGGAGCTGGCTCTTTCTCCCCGACGCCCGGCCTATCTGCGTGTCGTGGCGGACCCTTGGGCGCACGTCATCGTCGATGGCCAGCGAATCGACACCACGCCGTTTGCCCGGGCGATCCCCTTGGCCGCCGGCACCCACTACGTGCGGCTCGAACACCCAAACGCTGCGACCGAGCGCCGCACCATCACACTCATACCGGGTGAAACGGTGCTGCTCGACGTGAAGATGCGGCTCGACCCTGGGCGGCCGGTCCCCGACGCGGCCGCCGCACCGCCGCCCGGGCCGGACGCCGCGGTCGAGACTCCGTAG
- a CDS encoding beta-lactamase family protein, with the protein MPRVLLPCLLLSLLTACGSSDDSGPGGGGTGGVGGTGTGGLAGSAGVGGASGSGGKSAACIAQDTKLQAALDAARTKTGSRDAALAVTTPECGQETFVSGESGLTGNEVFRIGSVTKTYVAAVVMKLVGAGKLSLDDHLDKWISGVPNGDAISVRMLLSHQSGIFNYTTDPNFLADLKKKWTPDELVQLAASHGAVDPPGSVWKYSNTNYVCLGIIAEKLGGKGIAEQIRAELLGPQALKHTFFDGEEPVGDPLAPGFDAGGSDSTNAVDPSGPWAAGAIVATPADTALWIEALATGKVLAPAEQTQMETGVPIPGAPASYGLGLLMLDAAVTAGAGKAYGHDGSINGYHTQAFHFRDSKTTIVSIVNQDGANPNDVTLAALTTLFP; encoded by the coding sequence ATGCCGCGTGTGTTGTTGCCTTGTTTGTTGCTCAGCCTGCTGACCGCTTGCGGGAGCTCCGACGACTCGGGTCCGGGCGGGGGTGGGACCGGTGGAGTGGGTGGCACGGGGACCGGAGGGCTCGCAGGCAGCGCTGGGGTCGGAGGCGCGTCCGGCTCGGGGGGCAAGAGCGCAGCCTGCATCGCCCAAGACACCAAGCTCCAAGCCGCGCTCGACGCCGCGCGCACCAAGACCGGCAGTCGAGATGCGGCGCTTGCCGTCACGACACCCGAGTGCGGGCAGGAGACCTTCGTGAGCGGTGAGTCGGGGCTCACCGGCAACGAGGTCTTCCGCATCGGGAGCGTCACCAAGACCTACGTTGCTGCGGTGGTCATGAAGCTCGTGGGAGCTGGAAAACTCTCACTCGACGATCACCTGGACAAGTGGATCAGCGGGGTCCCCAACGGCGACGCGATCAGCGTACGGATGTTGCTCAGCCACCAGAGCGGCATTTTCAACTACACCACCGACCCGAATTTTCTGGCTGACCTGAAGAAGAAGTGGACACCCGACGAGCTGGTGCAGCTGGCGGCGAGCCACGGCGCCGTCGATCCGCCGGGCTCGGTCTGGAAGTACTCGAACACCAACTACGTGTGCCTCGGGATCATCGCGGAGAAGCTCGGTGGCAAGGGCATCGCCGAGCAGATCCGCGCGGAGCTGCTCGGCCCGCAGGCGCTGAAACACACCTTCTTCGACGGGGAAGAGCCCGTGGGCGACCCACTCGCACCCGGCTTCGACGCGGGTGGGTCGGACTCGACGAACGCCGTCGACCCGTCGGGACCCTGGGCGGCCGGGGCCATCGTTGCGACGCCAGCGGACACGGCGCTCTGGATTGAAGCGCTTGCGACCGGCAAGGTGTTGGCCCCCGCGGAGCAGACACAGATGGAGACCGGCGTGCCCATCCCGGGAGCGCCTGCGAGCTACGGCTTGGGCCTGTTGATGCTGGACGCGGCGGTCACCGCGGGCGCAGGCAAGGCCTACGGGCACGACGGCTCCATCAACGGGTATCACACCCAGGCGTTCCACTTCCGGGACTCGAAGACCACCATCGTCAGCATCGTGAACCAGGACGGGGCCAATCCGAACGACGTGACCCTCGCCGCACTCACTACGCTCTTTCCGTGA